One region of Sulfurisphaera ohwakuensis genomic DNA includes:
- the rnhB gene encoding ribonuclease HII, producing the protein MIVVGIDEAGRGSLIGPMIVAGVAIKNDRLKFLKNMGVKDSKQLTRNRREKLFDIICSYSEGFTIVKVSPEEIDSENLNELTYKAMIKIIYSLVEFKPIRISIDKVGNTKVVEQEIIKLGMEPNIVTNADVYFVEASAASIIAKVIRDNIIDTLKSKYGDFGSGYPSDPKTVNWVKNVYKEYLTPPPIIRRSWKILQEIAPNYYIRKW; encoded by the coding sequence ATGATAGTAGTTGGAATTGATGAAGCTGGTAGAGGATCATTAATTGGTCCGATGATTGTTGCTGGAGTTGCTATTAAGAATGATAGGTTAAAGTTTTTAAAGAATATGGGTGTGAAAGATAGCAAACAATTAACGAGAAATAGAAGGGAAAAATTGTTTGATATTATATGTTCTTATTCCGAGGGATTTACAATAGTAAAAGTCTCACCAGAAGAGATTGATAGTGAAAATCTAAATGAGTTAACATATAAAGCTATGATAAAAATAATCTATTCTCTAGTAGAATTTAAACCCATTAGAATAAGTATAGATAAGGTTGGGAATACAAAAGTTGTTGAGCAAGAAATTATAAAACTTGGAATGGAACCTAACATTGTAACTAATGCAGATGTTTATTTTGTAGAGGCAAGTGCTGCAAGTATTATTGCTAAGGTTATTAGAGATAATATAATTGATACGCTTAAGTCAAAATATGGAGATTTTGGTAGTGGTTATCCCTCAGATCCTAAAACAGTAAATTGGGTTAAGAACGTTTATAAGGAATATTTAACTCCGCCCCCTATCATAAGAAGGAGTTGGAAAATTTTACAAGAGATAGCTCCTAATTATTATATTAGAAAATGGTAA
- a CDS encoding TGS domain-containing protein, with translation MVTNLPAEAKAKWLKYMDAKTTEEKIKALQEFLSAVPKHKGTENLVYWAKRRLAELKEEAQLEKKKSSSLGKGLQFFIEKEGAGQVVLLGNNELRNKLMRILTNVKNDPKELPIPGMMEYQDIKIQLVNPPPLIFEAKALVGKVLGLVKNADSLLIVVKDREEFFNIRDFLENNGIYLKKPKGKVIIDRSRYGNSGIRIVLLGKLIGTNESEVKNYLESFGIKNALVKILGEVTLDDIEKEVFETAFYKQAIIATQEPFSLPDIVVVSLFDINKLKEAIFRSLDIIRVYTKEPGEKPTSEPLTLKRGSTVIDVARKLHNDLAENFKYARVWGKSVKFQGQKVGADYVLEDGDIVEIHVK, from the coding sequence ATGGTAACTAACTTACCAGCTGAGGCTAAGGCAAAATGGTTAAAATATATGGATGCTAAAACTACAGAGGAGAAAATCAAAGCTCTCCAAGAATTTTTAAGTGCTGTTCCTAAACATAAAGGTACTGAAAATTTAGTATATTGGGCTAAAAGAAGGCTAGCAGAATTAAAAGAAGAGGCTCAATTAGAGAAAAAGAAATCTTCTTCACTAGGTAAAGGGCTACAATTTTTCATAGAAAAAGAAGGTGCTGGACAGGTAGTACTCTTAGGTAATAATGAATTAAGGAACAAATTAATGAGAATTTTAACAAATGTTAAAAATGATCCTAAAGAGCTACCTATCCCAGGGATGATGGAATATCAAGATATCAAAATTCAATTGGTTAATCCTCCCCCATTAATTTTTGAGGCTAAAGCATTAGTAGGAAAAGTGCTTGGTTTAGTAAAGAATGCGGACTCATTATTGATAGTTGTTAAGGATAGAGAGGAGTTCTTTAATATTCGTGATTTCTTAGAAAATAATGGAATATATCTTAAAAAACCTAAGGGGAAAGTAATAATAGATAGAAGTAGATACGGTAATAGTGGTATAAGGATAGTACTCTTAGGAAAACTAATAGGTACCAATGAGTCTGAAGTGAAGAATTATTTAGAAAGTTTCGGAATTAAAAATGCGTTAGTTAAAATATTAGGAGAAGTTACTTTAGATGATATAGAGAAGGAAGTATTTGAAACAGCATTTTATAAACAGGCTATAATAGCTACTCAAGAGCCTTTTTCGTTACCAGATATTGTTGTAGTGAGTCTATTTGATATTAACAAATTAAAGGAAGCTATTTTCAGATCGTTAGATATTATTAGAGTTTATACAAAAGAGCCTGGAGAGAAACCTACATCTGAGCCTTTAACCTTAAAACGTGGCTCTACTGTGATAGATGTAGCAAGAAAATTACATAATGACCTGGCTGAGAATTTTAAATATGCTAGGGTGTGGGGAAAGTCTGTAAAATTCCAAGGTCAAAAAGTTGGTGCTGATTATGTATTAGAAGATGGTGATATAGTAGAGATACATGTTAAATAA
- a CDS encoding type II secretion system F family protein, with amino-acid sequence MAVISSGKKKPSDEKINISQIDLLFYRTPLVEPLAKSLDKKLKQAGLSDDPRIYASRLFFFLILGIIIGVMLLFPGFIFLREFELTKLSKFAVGGIMFILFGVIIPVVTYLVLISNVSQKVESRRIGVEAETPAFSALFLVFLRSGLSPRLLFENLSKTKAFNYMNSIAKYIVKRINFLGESVEKAIDESTKIVPSKLYNDLMVTYITAIRTGAPVFETMQSKIKDILKNMELQASKAADNLSGVGEGYVTWLASGFISFFLILILEAVFPQLHVLPIGILGAFAVLGIPIVNILFVWVVDQTQYKFPEKQLRADKIFLMLFPVGIILGIILMIVLEPIIAKITHQIPVAPKYMLLGLFTLSGNLNYIPATVIGLTIGLILSLIPPYIIVKRELNEGSGYDIYVARFLRAIGEGSRAGLSPEAVIKNLKDSKELGKLQNILRRVYAYINLGIPIKDAFRKASDIIIDFSTKIAFTSLADMIEIGSLTPESVETLADQLDAQIRIRREYYAKIKILLYMPYIGSILALIATIILSSAIISLLSSSSFITSYGPLAAAQVLVPKAVYIASLSSVFNAYTAGLLVGKLASGRIANGYLHAIILLIITMILVLLTLSIKFSFTSPVAPTL; translated from the coding sequence ATGGCGGTTATTTCTAGTGGGAAGAAAAAACCATCAGATGAAAAGATTAATATATCGCAAATAGATTTGTTATTTTATAGAACACCACTAGTAGAACCGCTTGCTAAATCCTTAGATAAAAAGCTTAAGCAAGCTGGCTTGTCAGATGATCCAAGAATTTATGCTTCAAGGTTATTTTTCTTCTTGATTTTAGGTATAATTATTGGAGTAATGTTATTATTTCCAGGCTTTATATTTTTAAGAGAATTTGAATTAACTAAACTATCTAAATTTGCTGTAGGCGGAATTATGTTCATACTGTTTGGTGTGATTATTCCAGTAGTGACATACTTAGTATTAATTTCTAACGTATCACAGAAAGTAGAAAGTAGAAGAATTGGAGTTGAGGCTGAAACTCCAGCATTTTCGGCTTTATTTTTAGTATTCCTTAGAAGTGGACTTTCTCCAAGATTACTTTTTGAAAATCTCTCAAAAACTAAAGCATTTAATTATATGAATAGTATAGCAAAATATATTGTGAAAAGGATTAATTTTCTAGGAGAATCGGTGGAAAAGGCAATAGATGAGTCAACTAAAATAGTTCCTTCTAAACTATATAATGATCTAATGGTAACATATATTACAGCAATTAGAACTGGTGCTCCAGTTTTTGAGACAATGCAATCTAAAATTAAGGATATCCTAAAAAATATGGAATTGCAAGCATCAAAAGCTGCGGATAATTTATCGGGTGTTGGAGAAGGTTACGTTACATGGTTAGCTTCAGGTTTTATTAGCTTTTTCTTAATATTAATTCTAGAAGCCGTTTTTCCCCAATTGCATGTATTACCAATTGGAATATTAGGGGCTTTTGCTGTCCTAGGAATTCCAATTGTAAACATTTTATTTGTATGGGTAGTAGATCAAACGCAGTATAAATTCCCAGAAAAACAATTGCGAGCTGACAAGATTTTCTTAATGTTGTTCCCAGTAGGAATTATTCTTGGTATAATTTTAATGATAGTTCTAGAGCCTATAATAGCTAAGATAACTCATCAAATTCCTGTAGCTCCTAAATACATGTTGCTAGGTCTATTTACACTTTCTGGAAATTTAAATTATATTCCAGCTACTGTGATAGGATTAACAATAGGTCTTATACTGTCGCTTATTCCTCCGTATATTATAGTAAAAAGAGAATTGAATGAAGGTAGCGGATATGATATCTATGTAGCTAGATTCCTCAGAGCTATTGGCGAAGGTTCAAGAGCAGGATTATCTCCAGAAGCAGTAATTAAAAACCTTAAAGATTCTAAAGAATTAGGTAAACTACAAAACATATTAAGAAGAGTATATGCATACATTAATCTAGGTATACCGATTAAGGATGCTTTTAGAAAGGCTTCAGATATTATTATTGATTTCTCCACAAAAATTGCATTTACATCGTTAGCTGATATGATAGAGATAGGGAGTCTAACACCAGAATCAGTAGAAACTTTAGCAGATCAATTAGATGCACAAATAAGAATTAGACGTGAATATTATGCTAAAATAAAGATATTACTTTATATGCCTTACATAGGTTCTATTTTAGCTTTAATTGCAACAATTATATTATCATCAGCTATAATATCCTTATTAAGTTCCAGTAGTTTCATTACAAGTTATGGTCCACTAGCTGCTGCACAAGTTTTAGTTCCTAAAGCAGTATATATAGCGTCATTATCATCTGTGTTTAATGCATATACAGCTGGGTTATTGGTGGGTAAATTAGCTAGTGGAAGAATAGCAAACGGATATTTGCATGCTATAATTCTATTGATAATCACAATGATTCTAGTATTGTTAACACTAAGTATCAAATTCTCATTTACATCTCCAGTAGCTCCCACTCTATAA
- a CDS encoding type II/IV secretion system ATPase subunit, protein MDLKLNIFGKNNTNKKNDKELIDLDLPYSLYPLFVTSASFEGEVQSDYDIDLNQIIPEYIAKDFDAHKIELSIAKPHVFITYDEEKGIYKYNLVEPPLDLNTFKNYVILISEIERNLLSNAEYVELGKILEELSIKRKDLNVFQGKIGEYKQLSTPFKVALYYVLRNMFGYNIITPLLLYNKVEDISVSGINLPVYVYHREFEYTPTNIIFTKNMRMFNINIDGEEIIDELVLRLISLSNKTISVANPIMDGILPKGDRIAATFRREVSANGSSFVIRRFSESPITILDLINSKVLSPQAAAYLWYAIDMKLSFMVIGVTGAGKTTVLGSILNLVKESMKILTIEDIPELRLAQDNWVQLYARPAYGGMGKEITLMDLLKLALRYRPDIIVVGEIRGEEAYVLFQAISTGHGGATTFHAYDSESAIKRLMNEPLNIPREWIPMMNIIVTVRRLPVYVGDKILLRRRAVAIDEIVSYNDLRRTVRWDPTTDSHIVDYEAMQVLRARTEEAGKNWDEVKAEIERRAEYLKLLASARPIVQSKESYKLLKKYIIKYSLRPVEAMREVQAMVGIKQQTP, encoded by the coding sequence ATGGACTTAAAACTTAATATATTCGGGAAAAATAATACTAATAAAAAGAATGATAAAGAATTAATAGACTTAGATTTACCATATTCACTTTATCCATTATTTGTAACTTCAGCCTCATTTGAAGGAGAAGTTCAATCGGATTATGATATAGATTTAAACCAGATTATACCAGAATATATAGCAAAAGATTTTGATGCACATAAAATTGAATTATCAATAGCAAAACCCCATGTATTTATTACTTATGATGAAGAAAAAGGTATCTATAAGTATAATTTAGTAGAACCTCCTCTTGATCTTAATACATTTAAAAATTATGTTATACTAATATCTGAAATTGAGAGGAATCTTCTTTCAAATGCTGAATATGTTGAGCTAGGTAAAATCTTAGAAGAATTAAGTATAAAGAGGAAAGATCTAAATGTTTTCCAAGGTAAAATAGGAGAGTATAAACAATTATCTACCCCATTTAAGGTTGCTCTATACTATGTGTTAAGGAATATGTTTGGTTATAACATTATAACTCCACTTTTATTATATAATAAAGTAGAAGATATATCTGTTAGTGGTATAAACTTACCTGTTTACGTATATCATAGAGAATTCGAATATACTCCAACAAATATTATATTTACTAAAAATATGAGAATGTTTAATATAAATATTGACGGAGAGGAAATAATTGACGAATTAGTTTTAAGATTAATCTCCTTATCTAATAAAACTATTTCTGTTGCAAATCCCATAATGGATGGTATTTTACCTAAGGGAGATAGAATTGCGGCAACTTTTAGAAGAGAAGTTTCTGCTAATGGTTCTTCGTTCGTAATAAGAAGATTCTCAGAAAGCCCTATAACTATATTAGATCTTATAAATTCAAAAGTATTATCTCCACAAGCTGCTGCCTATTTATGGTATGCTATAGATATGAAATTATCTTTCATGGTTATAGGAGTTACTGGAGCTGGAAAGACAACAGTTTTAGGTTCTATACTTAATTTAGTGAAAGAGTCAATGAAAATATTAACTATAGAAGATATTCCAGAATTAAGATTAGCTCAAGATAATTGGGTTCAACTATATGCTAGGCCAGCTTATGGAGGAATGGGAAAAGAAATAACTTTAATGGACTTGTTAAAACTCGCATTAAGATATAGACCGGATATAATAGTTGTTGGTGAGATTAGAGGAGAAGAAGCTTATGTATTATTCCAAGCAATATCAACTGGACACGGAGGTGCAACTACTTTTCACGCTTATGATAGTGAGAGCGCAATAAAGAGACTAATGAATGAACCATTAAATATTCCAAGGGAATGGATTCCTATGATGAATATTATAGTTACAGTTAGAAGGCTACCAGTATATGTTGGAGATAAAATATTATTGAGAAGAAGAGCTGTAGCAATAGACGAGATTGTATCTTATAATGATTTAAGGAGAACAGTTAGATGGGATCCAACAACTGATAGTCATATTGTAGACTATGAAGCCATGCAAGTTTTAAGAGCAAGAACTGAGGAGGCTGGAAAGAACTGGGATGAAGTTAAGGCTGAGATAGAGAGAAGGGCTGAATATCTTAAGTTATTAGCTTCTGCTAGGCCCATAGTTCAAAGTAAAGAAAGTTACAAGCTACTGAAGAAGTACATAATTAAGTATAGTTTAAGACCAGTAGAAGCTATGAGAGAAGTCCAAGCCATGGTGGGAATCAAACAACAGACTCCATAA
- a CDS encoding glycosyltransferase: MNIFSLLLILSAILPSVWNLLQSYYYSKRQINVYEPQNKSQKGFSIIVAEKNESKKTIEGLIHNLLGINYEKYEIIIISDDPKEKFEEKYREYMNIEKLKILNRNNPVGGKAGALNYGVKHAKYEYLVFLDSDARVDKDFLSRLALYDFNVASYRLRIYNAETDVQRYYKEFTEKVMDSLFKVRYYLGLPIFPNGSAFCIRKDILIKVGGWKENIITEDLELGIRLFLYNYKIKYLDDIIVYSLAPFTLDDLYKQIERWSYGSAQLLLQSFKLFKKGIRGIEGVLYAQQWGIYGLFIFMLILLSSLNFILKIPLLVFILSIVVYGTSVSIYALVYRQRVNDYKLPLVILNASIAGYCKGLIRLPFKWTITPKEMEKEAKKEKIKVWVTIPLLFSFLNIIFGNILPSIILLFFSIMESVV; this comes from the coding sequence ATGAATATTTTTTCTTTGTTACTAATTTTATCTGCTATATTACCATCTGTTTGGAATCTTTTACAGTCTTATTATTACTCAAAACGTCAAATTAACGTTTACGAACCACAAAATAAATCTCAAAAGGGGTTTAGTATAATTGTGGCTGAAAAGAATGAAAGTAAAAAAACTATAGAAGGTTTAATACATAATCTACTAGGTATTAATTACGAGAAGTACGAAATTATAATTATTTCCGATGATCCTAAAGAAAAATTTGAGGAAAAATATCGTGAATATATGAACATAGAAAAATTAAAAATCCTTAATAGAAATAATCCGGTTGGAGGAAAAGCTGGAGCTCTTAATTATGGCGTAAAGCATGCAAAGTACGAGTATCTTGTATTTCTTGATTCAGATGCACGAGTAGACAAGGATTTCTTAAGTAGACTAGCATTATATGATTTCAATGTAGCTTCTTATAGATTAAGGATTTATAACGCTGAAACAGATGTTCAAAGATACTATAAAGAGTTCACTGAAAAAGTTATGGATTCTCTTTTTAAGGTGAGATATTATCTAGGGTTACCCATTTTTCCAAATGGCTCAGCGTTTTGCATAAGAAAAGATATTTTAATAAAAGTAGGTGGATGGAAAGAAAATATCATAACAGAGGATCTAGAATTAGGGATTAGATTATTCCTATATAATTACAAAATCAAATACCTTGATGACATAATAGTTTACTCTTTAGCTCCATTTACTTTAGATGATCTTTATAAACAAATAGAGAGATGGTCTTACGGTTCAGCCCAGTTACTATTGCAATCCTTTAAGTTATTTAAAAAGGGCATTAGAGGTATTGAAGGAGTACTCTATGCCCAACAATGGGGTATTTACGGATTATTTATTTTCATGTTAATTTTACTCTCTTCACTTAACTTTATCTTAAAAATTCCTCTTTTAGTATTCATATTATCTATTGTAGTCTATGGAACGTCTGTTTCCATATATGCATTAGTATATAGACAAAGAGTTAATGATTACAAGTTACCTTTAGTAATATTAAATGCTTCAATAGCAGGGTATTGTAAAGGTCTAATTAGACTCCCTTTTAAATGGACGATTACACCAAAAGAAATGGAAAAAGAAGCTAAGAAGGAAAAAATAAAGGTTTGGGTAACTATTCCTCTTCTATTTTCATTTTTAAATATAATATTCGGAAATATTTTACCATCAATTATACTATTGTTTTTTAGTATTATGGAGTCTGTTGTTTGA
- the ppa gene encoding inorganic diphosphatase has translation MKLSPGKKAPDEVNVLIEIPLGSNIKYEYDDEEEVVKVDRILYTSMVYPFNYGFIPGTLEEDGDPLDVLVISNYPLLPGTAIEVRPIGILYMRDEEGEDAKIIAVPKDKVDPTFSNIKDIIDLPQAIKDKINHFFEHYKELEPGKWVKISGWGGVSEAKTRINEAIKRANSK, from the coding sequence ATGAAATTAAGCCCAGGTAAAAAGGCACCAGATGAAGTAAATGTTCTAATAGAGATACCTTTAGGATCAAATATAAAATATGAGTACGATGATGAAGAAGAAGTAGTGAAAGTAGATAGAATCCTTTACACCTCGATGGTTTATCCATTTAATTATGGCTTTATACCTGGTACATTAGAAGAAGATGGAGACCCCTTAGATGTATTAGTAATTAGCAATTATCCGTTACTACCAGGAACGGCTATAGAAGTTAGACCTATAGGAATACTCTATATGAGGGATGAAGAAGGAGAAGACGCAAAAATTATTGCAGTACCAAAAGATAAAGTAGACCCTACATTTTCAAATATAAAGGATATAATTGATTTACCTCAAGCTATTAAAGACAAGATAAACCACTTCTTCGAACACTATAAAGAACTTGAGCCAGGTAAATGGGTTAAGATATCTGGTTGGGGAGGAGTTTCGGAGGCTAAAACTAGAATTAATGAAGCCATAAAAAGGGCAAATTCAAAATGA
- a CDS encoding HD domain-containing protein, with amino-acid sequence MSLERVITGCKNLVRTGWMQRGVPPSIGETVSQHSWEAAVLAYYLASKLKEKGVKINPERASVIALFHDVAESLLGDLPKWASERIEEKEEIELEAIKELGLDVELFIEYKEMKSLEGKIAKLCDRLSTYMQAKRYAKLGYDVSEITKTYEKEIENLMKDEKLSLIINEINNLIKNING; translated from the coding sequence ATGAGTTTAGAAAGAGTTATTACAGGATGTAAAAATTTAGTTAGAACTGGTTGGATGCAAAGAGGAGTACCGCCATCAATAGGAGAGACAGTATCCCAACATAGTTGGGAAGCGGCTGTTTTAGCATATTATCTTGCTAGTAAGCTTAAGGAAAAAGGTGTTAAGATTAATCCTGAAAGAGCATCAGTGATAGCATTATTTCATGACGTTGCTGAGAGTTTGCTAGGAGATTTACCAAAATGGGCTTCTGAGAGAATAGAAGAAAAGGAGGAAATAGAACTTGAAGCTATTAAAGAACTAGGTCTGGATGTTGAATTATTCATAGAATATAAGGAAATGAAAAGCTTAGAAGGAAAGATTGCAAAATTATGTGATAGATTATCTACATACATGCAAGCAAAGAGATATGCTAAATTAGGTTATGATGTTAGTGAAATAACCAAAACCTACGAAAAGGAAATTGAAAACCTCATGAAGGATGAGAAATTATCTTTGATTATTAATGAGATAAATAACTTGATAAAGAATATAAATGGCTAA
- the thiD gene encoding bifunctional hydroxymethylpyrimidine kinase/phosphomethylpyrimidine kinase, which translates to MKKVVALSVAGIDTGNGAGAETDIKVYEILGVHGTLVVSAITAQNTRGIKDILVIERDFFQKQLETVLEDFDINNVKIGMIYNKEQYEVVKEYLEGKTIVTDPVIFAKDGTQLIKDLEDYKKYILPITTVLTPNAVEASYFSGINIKTLEDMKKSSKIISNTYNIPYVIVKGGHISTKYSFDILYDAKKDSFYLVGYERINQKNTHGTGSVFSTVISAELAKGEKIYNAIRIARDILQTSIEYGLEIGKGIGPVDPLVYIEKNAYKYKVIEDMYKFANFVESTPSFYKLIPEVQSNLAHSIPSSYVKDLNDIATFKNRIIRNWDNKVSIGFPVVFGKPTHTARLLLATIRKGERATVLINIRYDENTIKLLRLYGYDVIEIDREKEPEHEIEGKSMQWIIDFIYENYGKIPNVIFDKGMKGKEAMIRIWTEDIDTIIDTLNYICKNLS; encoded by the coding sequence ATGAAAAAGGTAGTAGCACTTAGTGTGGCAGGGATAGATACTGGTAATGGTGCAGGAGCAGAAACTGATATAAAAGTTTACGAAATATTAGGAGTACATGGTACGTTAGTAGTTTCTGCTATAACTGCTCAAAACACCAGAGGTATAAAAGATATACTTGTCATTGAAAGAGATTTTTTTCAAAAACAACTAGAAACAGTTCTAGAGGATTTTGACATAAATAATGTTAAGATAGGAATGATTTACAATAAGGAACAATATGAAGTTGTAAAAGAATATTTAGAAGGAAAGACTATTGTAACAGATCCAGTAATATTTGCTAAAGATGGAACTCAGCTAATTAAAGATCTTGAGGATTATAAAAAATATATCCTACCGATTACTACAGTTCTCACTCCTAATGCTGTTGAGGCCTCTTATTTTTCTGGTATTAACATTAAGACTCTTGAGGATATGAAGAAAAGTAGTAAAATAATTTCTAATACATATAATATACCATACGTAATAGTTAAAGGTGGCCATATATCTACAAAGTACAGTTTTGACATTCTCTATGATGCTAAAAAAGATTCCTTTTACCTAGTTGGTTATGAGAGAATTAATCAAAAAAATACACACGGAACTGGTAGCGTATTCTCAACAGTAATATCGGCCGAATTAGCAAAAGGAGAAAAAATATATAATGCGATAAGAATTGCTAGAGATATACTTCAAACTTCTATTGAATATGGTCTTGAAATAGGAAAGGGAATAGGGCCAGTGGATCCCCTTGTTTACATAGAAAAGAATGCTTATAAATATAAAGTTATAGAAGATATGTATAAATTTGCTAATTTTGTTGAATCTACTCCTTCATTTTATAAGTTAATACCAGAAGTTCAATCAAATTTAGCCCACTCAATACCTTCATCATATGTTAAAGATCTTAATGATATAGCAACTTTTAAAAATAGGATAATAAGAAATTGGGATAATAAAGTGAGTATAGGCTTTCCAGTAGTTTTCGGAAAACCCACACATACTGCCAGATTACTTCTAGCAACAATAAGAAAAGGAGAGAGAGCTACGGTTCTTATTAATATAAGATATGATGAAAATACAATTAAACTTCTACGCTTATATGGATATGATGTTATAGAAATAGATAGGGAAAAAGAACCAGAGCATGAAATAGAGGGAAAAAGTATGCAATGGATAATAGATTTTATATATGAAAATTACGGAAAGATTCCCAATGTAATATTTGATAAGGGAATGAAAGGAAAGGAAGCAATGATAAGAATTTGGACAGAAGATATTGATACAATAATTGATACACTAAATTATATATGTAAAAATTTAAGTTGA
- a CDS encoding MoaD family protein, with protein MKVRLRYFSFIQDFTNKSFEEIETECKTVDCLLGQLSSLYGEEFLKVIKNGLGSVRITILVNGKANVNNINDGDEIAFLPPPSGGELYVSKRFDLLEEIKKFREKAPPEAGSLVIYLGFVKGIVENHKVYELKYEAYEEYTRRRFKEIIDEVKKKYNDLVDLQIIHVIDNMKPGEDVLLIMALGKGRKDAIHAVEETLELVKHTTGIWKLEIRDDGEFWVVAGNTRVRRNEKGSST; from the coding sequence ATGAAAGTACGTTTAAGATATTTTTCATTTATTCAAGACTTTACAAATAAGAGTTTTGAGGAAATTGAAACAGAATGTAAAACAGTAGACTGTTTACTTGGACAGTTATCTTCTTTATATGGTGAAGAGTTCTTAAAAGTTATCAAAAATGGCTTAGGTAGTGTGAGAATTACTATTTTAGTTAATGGCAAAGCTAATGTAAATAACATTAATGATGGAGATGAAATAGCATTTTTACCTCCGCCTTCTGGGGGAGAATTATATGTTTCAAAGAGATTTGATCTTTTAGAGGAAATAAAAAAATTTAGAGAAAAAGCACCACCAGAAGCTGGATCGCTAGTAATTTATTTAGGTTTTGTGAAGGGAATAGTTGAGAATCATAAAGTTTATGAATTGAAATATGAAGCTTACGAGGAATATACAAGGAGAAGATTTAAGGAAATAATAGATGAAGTTAAGAAAAAATATAATGATCTAGTTGATTTACAAATTATTCATGTAATAGATAACATGAAACCAGGTGAAGATGTATTGTTGATCATGGCATTAGGAAAGGGTAGAAAAGATGCTATACATGCAGTAGAAGAAACCTTAGAATTAGTGAAACATACGACGGGTATTTGGAAATTAGAAATAAGAGATGATGGAGAATTTTGGGTAGTTGCTGGAAATACTAGAGTGAGAAGAAATGAAAAAGGTAGTAGCACTTAG